Proteins co-encoded in one Gemmatimonadales bacterium genomic window:
- a CDS encoding DUF2911 domain-containing protein has protein sequence MSHVRMWLVAAVGVMSLPANGWSQVRASEPATVSQTVDGTVLTVEYSRPRTRGRSPIYGKEVQWGEVWTPGANWATTLDVSNDVTIEGHAVPKGKYSVWMEVEQGTWTVILDPKAKQFHTAHPKPDSSQIRFPVTPDSVAGPEVLVWSFPEPSSTGTVLEMAWAGRSARLTIAVTPSHPLTLDANLAPRYVGDYAVRWIPRDTAAAPDSTPPPQETWKVSYDGGKLMLDWEVTGDSGAPYHAILVSIGDDAFYPGFIEEGDMFDAVPSLATEFAVADGKATGFVIRRKDDTIQAVGTRVP, from the coding sequence ATGTCGCACGTCCGTATGTGGCTGGTCGCAGCAGTCGGAGTGATGTCGCTCCCCGCGAACGGGTGGTCGCAGGTCCGTGCAAGCGAACCGGCCACCGTGTCGCAGACGGTCGACGGGACGGTGCTCACGGTGGAGTACAGCCGGCCACGCACACGGGGCCGCTCCCCGATCTACGGGAAGGAAGTCCAATGGGGGGAGGTCTGGACCCCGGGCGCCAACTGGGCCACGACGCTTGACGTCTCGAACGACGTCACCATCGAGGGGCACGCGGTCCCGAAGGGGAAGTACTCGGTGTGGATGGAGGTGGAGCAGGGGACCTGGACGGTCATTCTCGACCCGAAGGCGAAGCAGTTCCACACCGCCCACCCGAAACCCGACAGCAGCCAGATTCGATTTCCGGTCACCCCCGACAGCGTGGCGGGGCCGGAGGTCCTGGTCTGGTCGTTCCCCGAGCCGTCGTCGACCGGCACGGTCCTGGAGATGGCTTGGGCCGGGCGGTCGGCCCGGTTGACCATCGCGGTCACCCCGTCGCATCCCCTGACCCTCGACGCGAACCTCGCCCCCCGGTATGTCGGCGACTATGCCGTGCGCTGGATTCCGAGAGACACGGCGGCGGCGCCGGATTCCACTCCTCCTCCGCAGGAGACCTGGAAGGTCTCGTACGACGGAGGCAAGCTGATGCTCGACTGGGAGGTGACGGGCGACAGTGGGGCGCCGTACCACGCGATCCTGGTCAGCATCGGCGACGACGCCTTCTATCCCGGGTTCATCGAGGAGGGCGACATGTTCGACGCCGTACCGAGCCTGGCCACGGAGTTTGCGGTCGCGGACGGGAAGGCCACGGGGTTCGTCATCCGTCGGAAGGACGACACGATCCAGGCGGTCGGGACGCGGGTGCCGTAG
- a CDS encoding YifB family Mg chelatase-like AAA ATPase, whose protein sequence is MLARIRSAAVLGIDAYLVEVEVDITNGLPSVATVGLPHGAVKEGRERVTAALVNAGFSFPLKRITINLAPADVRKDGSGFDLPIALGILAASEQLTAVALAEHLVVGEVGLEGDLRPVRGALSMTLAARRAGLKGVILPVANLSEAAVVEGIEVRGARSLAEVCEHLGSGPSLSPTRIDVGALMSERAADVVDFADVRAQAGAKRALEVAAAGAHNILLVGPPGAGKTMLARRLPSILPGMALEEALETTKVHSVAGLLAPGQSLCVVRPFRSPHHTISDAGLIGGGSTPRPGEVSLAHGGVLFLDELPEFRTNVLEVLRQPLEDGAVTLSRAAITLSYPARFMLAAAMNPCPCGYLGDPAHRCRCTPMHVERYLSRLSGPLLDRIDIHLEVPAVAYRDLASSTPEESSATVRARVEGARQRQRHRFAALPGLYANAHMTAREIRRFCRLTEPVELLLRRAVARLGLSARAYHRILKIARTIADLGGADDLDTAHVGEAIQYRTLDRRRVPGEASAGAA, encoded by the coding sequence ATGCTTGCCCGGATCCGCTCCGCCGCCGTCCTCGGCATCGACGCCTACCTGGTCGAGGTTGAGGTGGACATCACCAATGGTCTTCCTTCCGTCGCCACCGTCGGGCTGCCGCACGGCGCCGTGAAGGAGGGACGGGAGCGGGTCACTGCCGCGCTCGTCAACGCCGGCTTCAGCTTCCCGCTCAAACGGATCACGATCAACCTTGCCCCGGCTGATGTCCGGAAGGACGGCTCGGGGTTTGACCTCCCCATCGCCCTGGGAATCCTGGCGGCGAGCGAACAGCTGACCGCGGTGGCGCTGGCCGAGCACCTCGTGGTCGGGGAGGTGGGGCTGGAAGGAGATCTGCGCCCGGTGCGTGGCGCGCTGTCGATGACGCTCGCGGCGCGCAGGGCCGGGCTCAAGGGAGTGATTCTCCCGGTGGCCAACCTGTCCGAGGCGGCCGTCGTGGAGGGGATCGAGGTGCGGGGCGCCCGCTCGCTGGCGGAAGTCTGCGAGCACCTTGGCTCCGGTCCCTCGCTTTCACCGACACGCATCGACGTCGGAGCGCTGATGTCAGAGCGCGCGGCGGACGTTGTGGACTTTGCCGATGTCCGCGCGCAGGCGGGGGCCAAGCGGGCCCTGGAAGTGGCGGCCGCGGGGGCGCACAACATCCTGCTCGTCGGCCCACCCGGGGCAGGGAAGACGATGCTGGCGCGCCGGCTCCCCTCCATCCTCCCCGGCATGGCGCTCGAGGAAGCGCTGGAGACGACCAAGGTTCACAGCGTCGCCGGGCTCCTCGCGCCCGGGCAGTCACTCTGCGTTGTCCGGCCCTTCCGCAGTCCGCACCACACCATCAGTGACGCCGGCCTGATCGGCGGCGGCTCAACACCCAGGCCGGGCGAGGTGAGCCTGGCGCACGGCGGCGTGCTCTTTCTCGACGAACTGCCTGAGTTCCGCACCAACGTGCTGGAGGTCCTGCGGCAACCGCTGGAAGACGGCGCGGTGACCCTGAGCCGGGCGGCCATCACGCTCAGTTACCCTGCCCGGTTCATGCTCGCCGCCGCGATGAATCCCTGTCCCTGCGGCTATCTTGGCGACCCGGCTCACCGCTGTCGCTGCACCCCGATGCATGTGGAGCGCTACCTCTCCCGGCTCTCCGGCCCGCTCCTCGACCGCATCGACATTCACCTGGAAGTGCCGGCGGTGGCCTACCGGGACCTCGCCTCGTCGACGCCCGAGGAGAGCAGCGCCACGGTGCGGGCCCGCGTGGAGGGTGCCCGCCAGCGCCAGCGGCACCGCTTTGCGGCGCTGCCCGGCCTGTACGCCAACGCGCACATGACCGCAAGGGAAATCCGGCGGTTCTGCCGGTTGACGGAGCCGGTGGAACTTCTCCTCCGCCGGGCGGTGGCACGCCTGGGACTCTCCGCGCGCGCCTACCACCGCATACTCAAGATTGCCCGGACAATCGCCGATCTCGGCGGCGCGGATGACCTCGATACGGCACACGTGGGTGAGGCGATCCAATACCGCACGCTCGACCGTCGGCGGGTCCCTGGGGAGGCATCGGCGGGGGCAGCCTAG
- a CDS encoding helix-turn-helix domain-containing protein: MSTDSRDRLLEVAARVYAEAGYHGTTTRRIAEEAGLNEVTLFRQFGSKDALLREAIELADRHSRASLNADATDPIPELHRWARACIHRFYQHQKLIRQILGDTVQRPEIAPRICEDPSDEMTQLVAFLTVLETRGILYAGDPMLLQGGAAMLVHSLLSNALWRDLVPDIPSLDDCAALFVEVLLRALRVPAGIPEHTTP, translated from the coding sequence ATGTCAACCGATTCTCGTGATCGACTTCTCGAAGTGGCGGCCCGGGTGTACGCCGAGGCTGGCTACCACGGCACCACCACCCGGCGCATCGCGGAAGAGGCGGGCCTCAACGAGGTCACCCTCTTCCGCCAGTTCGGGAGCAAGGACGCCCTCCTGCGCGAAGCGATTGAGCTGGCGGATCGGCACAGCCGTGCCTCGTTGAATGCCGACGCGACCGATCCGATCCCCGAATTGCACCGGTGGGCGCGGGCCTGCATCCACCGGTTCTATCAGCACCAGAAGCTCATTCGGCAGATCCTCGGCGACACGGTGCAGCGGCCGGAAATCGCGCCGCGCATCTGCGAAGACCCCAGTGATGAAATGACGCAGCTGGTCGCCTTTCTCACCGTCCTCGAGACGCGAGGGATTTTGTATGCGGGAGACCCGATGCTCCTCCAGGGGGGCGCCGCCATGCTGGTCCACTCGCTGCTGAGCAACGCCCTCTGGCGCGATCTCGTCCCGGACATCCCGTCGCTCGATGATTGTGCCGCGCTGTTCGTCGAAGTCCTCTTGCGCGCCCTGCGCGTGCCAGCTGGCATCCCGGAGCACACCACACCATGA
- a CDS encoding PadR family transcriptional regulator codes for MADHGGELLQGTLEMLVLKTLALEPLHGWGIAHRIQALSGEVFLVSQGSLYPALIRMKRRGLVRSEWRMTENRRRARYYELTPAGRRQLEVERNSWRRASAAIDGILNAQWAIEGA; via the coding sequence ATGGCCGATCATGGCGGGGAACTGCTGCAGGGCACGCTGGAGATGCTGGTGCTGAAGACGCTCGCGCTCGAACCCCTGCACGGCTGGGGCATAGCCCATCGGATCCAGGCGCTCTCGGGTGAGGTGTTCCTGGTCAGCCAGGGTTCACTCTACCCTGCCCTGATCCGGATGAAACGCCGGGGACTGGTGCGATCCGAGTGGCGCATGACCGAGAACCGCCGGCGCGCGCGCTATTACGAGCTGACCCCGGCCGGTCGGCGTCAGCTCGAGGTGGAACGGAACAGCTGGCGTCGCGCCTCCGCAGCGATAGACGGCATCCTGAACGCCCAATGGGCCATCGAGGGAGCATGA
- a CDS encoding TolC family protein, which yields MRATAPVLSLLLGLVIVTTAHAQTPSAALVSAGAADTVRLTLASARAEARPASEQVGIAKADVRRSKGAVTQTRAALLPQVNLGPQYTRVLASPYENLFSGGGSDIANPFTSSNQWRLGGSVGLSLFNLSQWSQLGASQAASRVSELQLTQQQALTILTVASAYYDASLSAQLLAITEFTLAQAEKTLADVTLAREVGAQSEFEQLRARVSRDNQIPVVTRARANRDIALTRLKQLLDIPLATELVLATPLDDSPDIGDLPADVAALITSADTTVQARAVVQAATETVAQSEQLSAAASRQWIPTMSTTMNYNRAGYSSDFFPVNSQFGNDWTISAVVNWPLFTSGRISGARQQAAANLEAARLRAKLTAEQAALDNETVNARLREARDNSLATASVVEQATRAYEIAELRYAEGVSTQTELQDVRLQLEQARANQAQAARDMQVARFRRALLPYLPLGTADGAAAMTSSVTSAGTAAQALAGTSTTSGR from the coding sequence ATGAGAGCCACCGCACCCGTCCTGAGCCTGTTGCTCGGATTGGTCATCGTCACGACCGCGCATGCCCAAACTCCCTCGGCAGCGCTGGTGTCGGCCGGGGCGGCCGACACCGTGCGGCTCACCCTCGCCTCGGCGCGCGCCGAGGCGCGGCCTGCCAGCGAGCAGGTGGGAATCGCCAAGGCCGACGTCCGTCGCAGCAAGGGCGCGGTGACGCAGACCCGCGCCGCGCTGCTGCCCCAGGTCAACCTGGGGCCGCAGTACACCCGTGTCCTCGCGAGCCCGTACGAGAACCTCTTCTCCGGCGGTGGGAGTGACATCGCGAATCCCTTTACCTCCTCGAACCAGTGGCGGTTGGGTGGGAGCGTGGGGCTGTCGCTCTTCAACCTGAGTCAGTGGTCGCAGCTCGGCGCCAGCCAGGCCGCCAGCCGGGTCTCCGAGCTGCAGCTGACGCAGCAGCAGGCGCTGACGATCCTGACCGTGGCCAGCGCCTATTACGACGCCTCCCTCAGCGCGCAGCTGCTGGCCATCACCGAGTTCACGCTGGCGCAGGCGGAGAAGACGCTGGCGGATGTCACGCTCGCCCGCGAGGTCGGTGCCCAGTCGGAGTTCGAGCAACTCCGGGCGCGCGTGTCCCGCGACAACCAGATCCCCGTCGTCACCCGGGCCCGGGCCAACCGGGACATCGCCCTGACCCGGCTCAAGCAGCTGCTCGACATCCCGCTCGCCACGGAGCTCGTGCTCGCCACGCCGCTCGACGACAGTCCGGACATCGGCGACCTGCCCGCGGACGTGGCCGCGCTGATCACCAGCGCCGACACGACGGTCCAGGCGCGTGCCGTGGTGCAGGCCGCCACGGAAACCGTGGCGCAGAGCGAACAGCTGAGCGCGGCGGCTTCCCGTCAGTGGATCCCCACAATGTCCACGACCATGAACTACAACCGGGCCGGGTACAGCAGCGATTTCTTCCCGGTCAACAGCCAGTTCGGCAACGACTGGACCATCAGCGCCGTCGTCAACTGGCCGCTCTTTACCTCCGGGCGGATCAGCGGGGCCCGCCAGCAGGCGGCGGCCAACCTCGAGGCGGCGCGGCTGCGGGCCAAGCTCACCGCGGAGCAGGCGGCGCTCGACAACGAGACGGTCAACGCCCGGCTCCGGGAGGCGCGGGACAACAGCCTGGCCACGGCGAGCGTGGTCGAGCAGGCCACCCGCGCCTACGAGATCGCCGAACTGCGGTACGCGGAGGGCGTCTCGACCCAGACCGAACTCCAGGACGTGCGCCTGCAGCTCGAGCAGGCACGGGCCAACCAGGCCCAGGCCGCGCGCGACATGCAGGTGGCGCGGTTCCGGCGGGCGCTCCTGCCGTACCTGCCGCTCGGCACGGCGGACGGCGCAGCGGCCATGACCTCTTCGGTTACCTCAGCGGGTACCGCGGCGCAGGCCCTCGCGGGCACCTCCACCACCTCTGGACGTTAG
- a CDS encoding ABC transporter permease, which produces MTFITDAIERIRALLFRRREERELAEELRFHLEEEAEYRRRAGLEDGAAVRQSRLALGGVERTKEEVRDARGTRWLEDTRGDIAFTLRTLAHHKGFAAVVILTLALGIGGTTAVFSAVDAVLLQPLPYQDPGQLVRLYASNVEAPDAQNFLSPVQFGVYRDQLESMESLAALLTYSERGADIGSGTDAHRIRLLYTSANYFDVLRVAPALGRTLPPEAERGPGAGDENDAAPLVVLSHQLWLDQFHGDPAAVGGSLLMNGKSYQVIGVMPAGFKDPIADGVAAWVPLDLSFASDPGQAGNHYISVIGRLRPGVPLAGAQGDVDRIALQMAADYPAIQRERGRLYPLKEDVVGSSSRALGIMLGAVGLVLLLVCVNLANLMLVRGSERGREFAVRSALGAGGRRLARQLFIESLTLALAGALAGLVVARLAMAAIVALGAGTLPRLESLSLNPWLLLFSLALASGCAVLFGLAPALRAARTQPGDVLRDQSRSNSGGARSLRGREWLVISQVALAFVLLIGAGLLLASFRQIGRVDLGITTDNILTFQLNLPDARYDSTARASFFDTFAEQVAALPGVRAAGGVSRLPATGAYHQWGTVALSGPLVGDRERGRTGAQNRVVSGDYFKAMGIPLLAGRTFTAGDDQSAPDRVVISQQLAERLFPGIEAVGQRLNSGGRDNEVIGVVGNVAVTNEGEADNFVYHAHRQFAGDRNWALTQVVATDGPPTAMVPRIRELLAAADPQLVLFRPSPLDEVIGRGAAQRLFTMRILLTFAAVALALAALGLFGVLSYGVKLRTREFGIRMALGAERGTIRRGVLRQGLTVAAFGVVLGLVVALPLSRLMRALLFQVSPLDLRVIAGAVLFTAVVATVASYVPARQATAVDPRTALQ; this is translated from the coding sequence ATGACCTTCATTACCGATGCGATCGAGCGGATCCGGGCACTGTTGTTCCGTCGACGCGAGGAGCGCGAACTGGCGGAAGAATTGCGCTTTCATCTGGAGGAAGAGGCGGAGTACCGGCGCCGGGCCGGACTCGAGGATGGGGCGGCGGTGCGCCAGAGCCGGCTGGCGCTGGGAGGCGTCGAGCGAACCAAGGAGGAGGTGCGCGATGCCCGCGGCACCCGCTGGCTCGAGGACACCCGGGGCGACATCGCCTTCACGCTGCGAACCCTCGCCCACCACAAGGGGTTTGCCGCAGTCGTCATCCTGACCCTGGCGCTCGGCATCGGCGGCACCACCGCCGTCTTCAGCGCCGTGGACGCGGTCCTGCTGCAGCCGTTGCCGTACCAGGACCCGGGGCAGCTCGTCCGGCTGTATGCCTCGAATGTCGAGGCCCCGGACGCACAGAATTTTCTCTCACCAGTGCAGTTCGGTGTGTACCGCGACCAGCTCGAATCGATGGAGTCGCTCGCCGCGCTCCTCACCTACTCGGAGCGCGGGGCGGATATCGGATCGGGCACCGATGCCCACCGGATTCGCCTGCTCTACACCAGCGCCAACTACTTCGACGTCCTCCGGGTGGCCCCCGCCCTCGGGCGGACCCTCCCGCCCGAGGCCGAACGCGGGCCTGGTGCCGGGGACGAGAACGATGCCGCGCCGCTCGTTGTGCTGAGTCACCAGCTCTGGCTGGATCAGTTCCATGGCGACCCAGCGGCCGTCGGCGGCAGCCTGCTGATGAACGGCAAATCCTATCAGGTGATCGGCGTCATGCCGGCGGGCTTCAAGGATCCAATCGCCGACGGCGTCGCGGCCTGGGTGCCCCTCGACCTGAGTTTCGCCAGCGATCCCGGCCAGGCCGGCAATCACTACATCTCGGTCATCGGCCGCCTGCGGCCGGGCGTCCCGCTGGCTGGCGCTCAGGGAGACGTCGATCGCATTGCGCTCCAGATGGCCGCGGACTATCCGGCCATCCAGCGGGAACGGGGGCGGCTCTACCCGCTGAAGGAAGACGTGGTCGGATCGTCGAGCCGGGCCCTCGGCATCATGCTCGGCGCGGTGGGGCTGGTACTGTTGCTGGTCTGCGTGAACCTGGCGAACCTGATGCTCGTCCGCGGCTCTGAGCGCGGCCGGGAGTTCGCAGTGCGGTCGGCGCTCGGTGCGGGAGGTCGTCGCCTCGCACGACAACTCTTCATCGAGAGCCTCACACTCGCGCTGGCAGGGGCGCTCGCGGGGCTGGTCGTCGCCCGCCTTGCGATGGCCGCCATCGTCGCCCTCGGAGCCGGCACCCTCCCGCGGCTCGAGTCCCTCTCGCTAAACCCGTGGCTGTTGCTGTTCTCCCTGGCACTGGCGAGCGGCTGCGCGGTCCTGTTCGGGCTGGCGCCTGCGCTCCGTGCGGCACGCACACAGCCGGGGGACGTCCTGCGGGATCAGAGCCGGTCGAATTCCGGCGGCGCACGGTCGCTGCGAGGGCGGGAGTGGCTCGTCATCTCCCAGGTGGCACTCGCCTTCGTCCTTCTGATCGGTGCCGGGCTCCTGCTCGCCTCATTTCGGCAGATCGGGCGTGTCGACCTCGGTATCACAACAGACAACATCCTGACCTTTCAGCTGAACCTGCCTGACGCACGATACGACTCTACCGCCCGTGCGAGCTTCTTTGATACGTTCGCGGAGCAGGTGGCCGCGCTCCCCGGCGTCCGTGCCGCCGGCGGGGTGTCCAGGCTCCCGGCCACCGGTGCGTACCACCAGTGGGGGACCGTGGCGTTGTCGGGGCCCCTGGTGGGAGATCGAGAACGTGGAAGAACAGGCGCGCAGAACCGCGTGGTGTCCGGCGATTACTTCAAGGCCATGGGCATCCCGCTGCTCGCCGGGCGGACCTTCACCGCGGGCGACGACCAGTCAGCCCCGGATCGCGTGGTCATCAGCCAGCAACTGGCCGAGCGGCTGTTCCCCGGCATTGAAGCCGTTGGACAGCGGCTCAACAGCGGAGGCAGGGACAATGAGGTCATAGGCGTGGTGGGGAATGTGGCGGTCACAAACGAGGGCGAGGCGGACAATTTCGTGTATCACGCGCACCGGCAGTTCGCGGGAGACCGCAACTGGGCCCTGACCCAGGTCGTTGCCACCGACGGCCCACCGACGGCCATGGTGCCCCGCATCCGGGAGTTGCTCGCCGCCGCGGACCCACAGCTGGTCCTGTTCCGCCCCAGCCCGCTCGACGAAGTCATTGGCCGGGGTGCCGCGCAGCGACTCTTCACGATGCGCATCCTGCTGACCTTTGCCGCCGTGGCGCTGGCGCTCGCCGCGCTCGGATTGTTCGGGGTGCTCTCCTATGGCGTCAAGCTCCGCACCAGGGAGTTCGGTATTCGCATGGCGCTGGGCGCTGAACGGGGCACCATTCGCCGGGGCGTGCTGCGTCAGGGCTTGACGGTCGCGGCGTTCGGCGTCGTCCTCGGGCTTGTGGTGGCATTGCCTCTCTCGAGGCTGATGCGAGCCCTGCTCTTCCAGGTCAGCCCGCTCGACCTCCGGGTAATTGCCGGGGCAGTTCTGTTTACCGCCGTCGTCGCCACCGTCGCCAGCTACGTGCCGGCACGACAGGCGACCGCCGTCGATCCGCGAACGGCGCTGCAGTAG